In Amycolatopsis coloradensis, one genomic interval encodes:
- a CDS encoding cupin domain-containing protein, producing the protein MSDGTVVADLDQASVVHGVHGADGASEWKAFARRHDLFGSWEAVEWAALPPGGISGEHVHTRTEELYFIISGSGTMLLDGQEHPVRGGDLILNGIGTRHGLINTGNDRLTWLVIEVVGPRMAAVYSEHQKLTENGGKR; encoded by the coding sequence ATGAGCGACGGCACGGTGGTCGCCGACCTCGACCAGGCGTCGGTCGTCCACGGCGTGCACGGCGCGGACGGCGCCTCCGAATGGAAGGCGTTCGCCCGCCGCCATGACCTGTTCGGCTCCTGGGAGGCGGTCGAATGGGCCGCGCTACCGCCCGGCGGGATCAGCGGCGAACACGTGCACACGCGGACCGAAGAACTGTATTTCATCATCTCCGGTTCGGGGACCATGCTCCTCGACGGTCAGGAGCACCCGGTGCGGGGCGGTGACCTGATCCTGAACGGCATCGGCACCCGGCACGGCCTGATCAACACGGGGAACGACCGGCTGACCTGGCTGGTCATCGAAGTGGTCGGTCCGCGAATGGCCGCCGTCTATTCCGAACACCAGAAGCTGACCGAAAATGGGGGAAAACGATGA
- a CDS encoding cupin domain-containing protein has protein sequence MIVTNAEGLSRSHDGGAWRCLARRGMLHSECEAFDYLRLPPGGTRDGRGREGVDAVWFVLNGEGEFRSDAEDSVPLRPGDLVFWSGGTRGSLHNPSSAHLELLSFAVLPTAVADRLPARIPVAPAPLTGAEHG, from the coding sequence GTGATCGTCACCAACGCCGAGGGACTGAGCAGAAGCCACGACGGCGGCGCCTGGCGCTGTCTGGCCCGGCGCGGCATGTTGCACAGCGAATGCGAGGCCTTCGACTATCTCCGCTTGCCGCCGGGCGGGACGCGGGACGGGCGCGGCCGGGAAGGTGTCGACGCGGTCTGGTTCGTACTCAACGGTGAAGGGGAATTCCGGAGCGATGCCGAGGATTCCGTCCCGCTGCGGCCTGGTGACCTGGTCTTCTGGTCCGGCGGAACGCGCGGGTCACTGCACAACCCGTCCTCCGCCCACCTCGAACTGCTGTCCTTCGCGGTGCTGCCCACCGCGGTGGCCGACCGGCTCCCCGCCCGGATCCCGGTGGCGCCCGCGCCCTTGACCGGAGCCGAACATGGCTGA
- a CDS encoding cupin domain-containing protein translates to MADRLIVTTLDELSEVYEMHGGEKVARWKCLARRNNLFGPWEAVECSFLPAGGASGVHLHSRTEQFDYVVSGSGVMTIDGIDHPVTAGDLLTTCLGTRHGIRNIGDEDLIWLVIEVSGPGMVPGLPAQDTSGDRAAVIKLREVREVDALDYLSGPLRRARLIELAPWQRETLVADAQEHVLFTLDGIGSATSTSTTVPLRYGVSVGVPFQSSVTVESGPDGLEFFVVSLAVPANAGGAK, encoded by the coding sequence ATGGCTGACCGGCTGATCGTCACGACCCTGGACGAGCTGTCCGAGGTCTACGAAATGCACGGCGGCGAGAAGGTCGCCCGGTGGAAATGCCTTGCCAGGCGGAACAACCTGTTCGGGCCGTGGGAAGCGGTGGAGTGCTCCTTTCTGCCCGCGGGCGGGGCCAGCGGTGTGCACCTGCACAGCCGGACCGAGCAATTCGACTACGTGGTGTCCGGCAGTGGTGTGATGACGATCGACGGCATCGACCATCCGGTCACCGCGGGCGATCTGCTCACCACCTGTCTCGGTACCCGGCACGGCATCCGCAATATCGGTGACGAAGACCTGATCTGGCTGGTCATCGAGGTTTCCGGGCCGGGAATGGTGCCGGGGCTACCCGCACAGGACACCAGTGGCGACCGCGCCGCGGTGATCAAACTCCGCGAAGTCCGCGAGGTCGACGCGCTGGACTATCTGTCCGGGCCGCTGCGCCGGGCACGGCTGATCGAGCTCGCCCCTTGGCAGCGCGAGACCTTGGTGGCCGACGCGCAGGAGCACGTGCTTTTCACGCTCGACGGCATCGGGTCCGCGACGTCCACCTCCACCACGGTCCCGTTGCGCTACGGGGTCTCGGTCGGGGTGCCGTTCCAGAGTTCCGTCACGGTCGAAAGCGGGCCGGACGGGCTGGAGTTCTTCGTGGTCAGCCTGGCCGTCCCGGCGAACGCGGGTGGTGCGAAATGA